TTTTTCCAGACATCTACCCTAGATACACGATCTTCTGTCACCATGAACCCGACCTGCTTCGGTTCTCCTTGCGGCTTGAGGTAGTAGCAACTGTTATTTGGTGAATCACCAACTAACTTAGTACCAGCAGCTTTTCTCGCTTGGGATACACTCATGCCAATTCTAACCTGTCCAATACCATTGATGAATAATTTGGATTGGTTAGTCAGTTTTGCTTGTGCTAGCACTGTCCCGACTGTGAAAGAAGAAAGTGCAAGCGTTGTGGTAGCAAGAGTCAATAATTTAGCTTTACTATTCATAGTTTTTGGTATCAGAACACGTATATAGTTTGATCTACAAAACTCATTTTGCTAATTTCGGACTTTTCTCTTAGCTCGACTTTATCAATTTTTTTAGCAACGCGATCGCTATTGCTGAAACCTCTGTAGGACATTAGTTTTACTTTTTTAACTTCATCGATAATCTGTGAGGTGGAAAAAGGATTTGCCAAAAAACCAGAGTTTTTGCAGGATAAAAAAACCGAGTTATTAATTTTGGATCAAGTCGAGCTAAGAGGATGTCTCTTAAGTATTAGGCGAATACAATTCGCCTAATACTTTTCTGCTCTTTTTTATTTTAGATTAATTTATATAGAAAATTAAGGAATTAAAAAATCTAAATGATCACCAGCTATAAGTTGTAATTCCTGTGGTGAACCTTGAAGCTTCAAATGCCCTTTATCTAGTAAAACAATAAAATCCGCACGTAGAATAACTCTAGGGCGATGACTAATGATAATTGTAGTTTTGCCTTGTCGATAATGTAAAAGTTTATCTAATACCTGCGATTCTAATACTGGATCTAATGCACTGGTAGATTCATCTAAAATTAGTATTGGTGGATCTGTAACAATTGCTCTAGCTAAAGCTAATCTCTGTTTTTGTCCACCTGATATATTAACACCAAATTCTCCTAATACAGTTTGATAGTTATCTGGTAATTCTTTGATAAATTCATCTGCACCTGCTATTTGACAGGCTCTAACTATTTGTTCAAATGTAGCATGAGGATAGCTGAAGCGGAAGTTATCTAAAATTGAACGACTCCAAAATTGGGCTTCTTGAGGTACTAATATTACCTGCTGTCGTCGGCATTCTAAAGATAAATCTTTTTGATGATAAATTCCAAAACTAATATTACCCGATTCGAGAAAATATAGTCCTGCTAGGAGTTTCGCTAAAGTGCTTTTACCACAGCCAGATTTACCAATTAATGCTGTAACTTTCCCTCCAGGGATAGTTAAAGAAAAGTTTTTTAATAAATCTGCTCTACCTATATGATGAAAATTAATATTAGTACATATTATATCAGTATTATCGGGAATTACTGCCCAAGGTTTACCTTGTTCACTGTGGTCTTCGGGAGTAGTTTCAATCACTTCTGTAATACGTTGTGTTGCAGTTTGGACTCTTGCAAATTCATCTACAAAACCTATTACGGTTGAAATCAAACCATTGAAATTACCATTCATAGCATTAAATGCTAGCAGTTGACCAATGGTTAATTCTTGACTAATCACTAGACTGCTGCCAAACCAAAGTATAGCAAGATTACTAAAACCTGAAACTAAGCCAGAAAATACATTATTGATAATTCCAATGCGGATAGTACTAAAACTCAAATTGGCAAGACTACCAAAACGACTTTGAATTTCTTCCCAAGCTTGAGGAGCAGCATTAGTACTTTTGAGTGTAACTATACCTTTAAAGGTTTCTACTAACATTCCTTGATTTTCAGCTTGGGTGACAATTAAATCACGAACTTTATTCTGTAAACTAGGTAGAAATACAATTGTAGATAGAGACATCAGCAATGCCATCAACACTGCTATTCCTAATAATTTAGGGCTATAAAGCAGCATAAAGCCTAGTGATATGGCTGCGATAAACATCTGGCTCGGAAGACTAATCACAACTTGCGAAACCATCTGGTTAATTTGTTCAATATCCCGCAATCGACTGACAATTTCACCACTGCGGTGAACTTCGTAGTAAGTCAGAGGAAGACGTAAAATTTGTCTACCAAATTCTAAGGTTAGTCCTAATTCTAGACGTTGGGCAAAGTGGGTAATTAAATTAGACTGTACTAGTTTCAAGGAACTACTGAAGAGGTTCATTGCTACTATGCCAATACCTACGGTAGTCAGAAGTTGTAAATCTTTTCTAACTAATACGTCATCGGTAAGAATTTGAATCAAAAAAGGAGTAGCTAGGGAAAGAATTCCCATCACAAGGTTAATCAAAAATGCTTCAGTTAAAATGTGGCGATAAGGTAATACTCGCCTTAAAAAGCGACCAAAGCCCTTAATATTATCTGATTTTTGCTGATAAAAGCGGATTTCATCTGGAGCTAGCAATAGCATAATGTAATTTGCCCAACTAGTTGCTAACTCTTCACGGCTGATATAGCGAATACCAACACTAGGATCGGCAATTACATATTTTTTACCTTTTTGTCCGTATAAAACTACCCAATGAAAACCTTTCCAATGAATAATCGCAGGCAGAGGTGCTTCATCAAGTTTATCAATTAGTTGCGGTGTAGCTCTGACTTGACGAGCATTAAATCCAAGGTTTTCTGCACCACGTCTTAAACCTATTAGGGTTGTACCTTGTACTCCTGTACCTACAGCTTCCCGAACGCGAGCGATCGCAAAATTTCGTCCATAATATTTAGCAATGCTGGCGATACACGCTGCACCGCAATCTTCCTCACTGTGTTGCAAAACAATCTGATATCTCATTGTGTTTGGATAACCGGATTTTACCTATATAAAGAAAGTTAACTGAATCAGTAAAAATATAAGTAAGAATCAAAAATTGATTCTAGACTTGACATTTTTATACAAAAAATAATATTAAGAAAAATTTCTATTTTTCATATCTTGCACCAGTTGCGTTATTGACATTTTTATAGGGTGGGCACTGCCAACAAGGTCAAAATCAAGCTTTGAATGAACCATTAGCAGTGTCCACCACAGGGTTAATTGAGAATACTGCAAGATATTATCAGTATTCTCAACTTTTTTGCCGTTAATTGCTGAATTTAAGTATAAATTCGCTTGTATTCAATAGTTTGTTAATAGCTTGGGATTGACTTATTCTACAAGTTATTTTAAGTAACAATTAAATTATGTTTAAGATATAATAAATACTTGTACTGTAAAAACCTATGTAATACTATTGAGAGGAGTATAAATTTACAATTCCTTTTCTGAGGAGGTATTTATGTCAGAAGCTAAACCAGAAAATTTGAATTCACAAGCAGTTCCATTCTTCGCTCGATTTTTAGAAGGACAAAACATTGAAGACCTCACTGATCAAGAATCAGAAGCAGTCAGCGGTGGATGTACAGCTGTAACTCTGAAGTATCCTTCTGATAATGAAGACGTTGTAACTAAGAAGTATCCTTCTGATAGTGATGAGTTTGTTACTACTCAGAAGTATCCTTCTGACGGGGAAGACAAATAATGCTTTATCCCATAGGATAACTGCCTACTTTTGAGTACATTACAGTTGCGGCTTTGAAAAATATTTTCAGCACATGAATATTATTAGCTTTGCCAACTTCTTCTAGAGGTTGGCAAAGTTACTTACCTAGGCGATTAGAAATCGCGTCTACACAGACGAAACCCACCTCCGTGGGTTTGAAATTGGTGATTTTCTGTGAGTCTGCGGAGGCAGACGCGCGTTTGTGTAGTAGCGAATTCTATTCGCCCAATACTTTCCAAACATCCTCTGAGAGAATATTTTAAAAATCTTTTTGAATACTCAAATTCTCGCTTTAGGGGAGTCGGGTAAAACGAAAAATCTGATGTTTTCAGCTTTGTTGGAGGTTGATTATACTTAAATTTTACCTAAAATCTCAATTTGAGAATCCATAAACATCATTATATGTCTGGTGCAGATTTACCATCAATTCCCAATGGCAAACCACAAGGAGTAACTCATCCTGACTCCCTGCATCTTGCCACACCCAATGAATTTTTACCTCCAATTAGCTACTGGACAACGATGGGAGGAGTTGTGCTTTTGGGTATCTTTGGTACTGCCATTACCCTTGCAGGTATCCTGAAATACAAAGTCACCATTCAAGCCCCAGCCACAATTCGTCCAACTGGAGAACTGCGCCTAGTACAGTCGCCAATAGAAGGAACAATTAAAAGTATTGCTGTACAAGTAAATCAAGCAGTCCAACAGGGAGAGGTTATTGCTGTGATTGACGATAACCGTCTGCAAACCCAAAAAAGTCAACTGCAAACGAATATACAACAAGCTACATTGCAACTATCTCAACTCGATGCCCAAATTCGTGCTTTAGATGAGCAAATAACAGCAGAAAAATATCGGCTCAATCGTGCTGTTGCGTCTATTCAAGCTGAAGTCAACCGCAATCAAAGAGATTTCCGAGATAGACAAATCACCTCTGTAGCCCAAGTCAAAGAAGCAGAAGCAAATTTCCAGCAAGCACAAAAGGAATTGCAAAAAAGCCAGTCACAGTTAAAATCGTCCCAAGCATCTTTAAAATCAAGCGAAGCTTCTTTAAATGCAGCCAAGGCTAAGCGAGACAGATATCAACCCTTAGTCCAAACTGGTTCTATTTCTCAGGATCAATTTCAAGAAGTACAGCTGGCAGTTGAACAACAGCAACAACTTTTAGAATCGCAAAAAGCTACTGTAGAAGAACGTACTCAAGCAGTCCAACAACAGCAACAAGCAGTAGCAGCAGCAGCCGCTAAACTACAAGGAACATACCCTGTTCTGAATCCTAGCGATGCTGATGTGACAATTTCTCAAGAAAAAATTGCTACCGAAACAGCTACAGGTAAAGTTAGCCTGGCTAGATTATATCAAGAACGAGAGCAACTAATACAGCAAAAACTAGAAATTCAAAAGCAAACAAACCGCGATCGCAAGGAAATACTACAAACTAGTCGAGACATTGCCAGTACAGTAATTCGTGCCCCGGCATCTGGTATTATCCAAGAACTAAATTTGCGTAACACTTCGCAAGTACTGCGCTCTGGTGATGCGATCGCTCAAATTTCTCCCACTGACTCACCTTTAATAATTAAGGCATTGGTAGAGTCTCAAGATATCCGTAAGGTAGAAAACGGTCAAGAAGTACAACTGCGAGTCTATGGCTGTTCTTATACTGATTTTGGTACTCTTAAAGGTCAAGTAAAAGCTATTTCTCCAGATGTCATCACCTCTTCAGACAAAGACAAAAATACTGCTGTTTACGAAGTGACTATCCAACCAGAAAAATTAATTTTAACTGCCAAAAATCGCAATTGTGCTATTCAATCTGGTATGGAAGCGAGAGCAGACATCATTTCTGAGCAAGAAACAGTACTCAACTTTATCCTGAGAAAAGCAAGAATTTTGTCAAATTTATGAAGAATTGAAGGAAAATGGGCATTCCTAAAATTTAAACGAGTTCCTAAAACAACTCCTACTGATAACAATCAGTAGGAGTTGTTTTTCAGGGTACGTCAGTTAAGGCGTTTCTACAATATCGGTGTCAAACTTTTGTCCTGTTTCTGCGTCAACAACGATAGTTATTGATGATTTTCTGAATTTAACAAACTGCCCATTTTTTTGTGGCACTTCTACACCTAATGGTGCATCTATTTCAACTACCCACACTAAACGTTTTGGGTGAACTTGTAGATTTTCGATAATATCGCCACCACGTTGTTTCTTATTTTCTAGATACTCTGAATATTTCGCTAGCTTAATTTGTTTAAGCTTTAGATCCTTTTTGAGTTGACCAATAGCATTTTCTTTCTTAATTAATTGTGCTTCAGTTTTGTTGCTGTTGTCAGGAAACAGATAGTTCGGCGTAGCTCCCGATATAGTTTCAATTTCACCCGGTTTATCTAATTCTGTTGGGCGTGGGTTTTGTTTCGGTTCTTGCTGGCTAGCTGTTGCAGCATATGCTAATCCCAAACCCAAACACGCAACTAGTGTGATTATGCTTAGTATTTTTTTCATTCATTCAACATCCTTGATTGATTAAATTGTTATTGATTGTAGAAGCCTATCCCGTTGTTCCCATTTTGCAGTGGAAACCAGTTTGAGTACCAACCACGATTGTTATTGTCTGCATTGGCAAAGGTACCAGCAAAGATTTGAAATCCTGACGCACTTGTTGGGTAATGCCAAATGTTAGATGCACCAGTGCCATTAGTAAAACTATGATCAGAATCCTGTGATTCAATGCCGATAGTGGTATAAGCTGCGCTATTGTAACTGCCTGCCCCAGCAATTGTAATACAGTAGGCTCCTATATTATCGACATAAGAACACCATTTGTTATTGCTAGTAAAGTCGCGTTGAAGCTTATAGCGATGGCTGCCTGTTGGGGGAGTTGGGTTGGCGCTTCCTATGCGCCCTTCATAGTACCAGCGATAGCCTGATGAATCAAAGCGTTGGTATGTGAAGTAATGACCAGACCAGTATGATTGCTCTTCTATTCGAGGATTGGGTAGTGCAACAGTGCTAGCAGTTAGCCCTTTTCCCCCTCCAATTTCTACCCATTCATTTGCGTAAGGGTTTGATGGCTGAGAAGAAAATGTCATCCATAGCGCTTTGTTTAATGAATATGGTGTTGCTGTACTGCTGTTAAGATGGTCAACTGAACCACTGGCAGTAAATGCTGCACCATAGCTATTTTCTTGTATTCTGCGTTGAGTGTATTGTTCAGGGGTAGGAACTGCGAACGCAGTTAAATTGCAGGCGATTAAAGCCGATAGTGTAATACCGCCTACTTGTAACAATTTATTCATTATTTTGGAAAGTTTTGTCAGTTTAGCAACCAATAATCAATCATCATTATAAGATTAAGTATTTAAGCTTTAGTGATTTGCATCACTGACAAATTTTTGACATTCTATTATAAAAGCCTTGGTTGTGATACCGCACAATCCATACTTGGTATTGTGTCATTTATTGAAACTGCCTTTATATAGCAGAGGGTAAAAATGGTCGCAAAGAGCAACTGTCAATAGCTGCTCCTTCCCTCCCCCGCTTCAAAATGATTATTATTCTACTTGTGCTGATTTTATTTTTTGGAAGTCCCTTATAGGAGACTCACTACTTAATAAATGGAACTGCACAGGGAAAAGTGACTATAGCCTCTCAACCAGTAAGCACTTCAAAAGCGTAGTTTCAAGAATAAAAAATGAGGATAGTCAACACCATCCCCATTTTAGTTTTTGTTCCTTTGCTCATTTCCACGCAGTAGCCCAGAAAAGAGTCAACTATTACAGTTGTGGTACGTACTGCTGCTTCTCTGGTACATCAGCGTACTCAGCTACAATCTGGCGGAATTCGTCGCCGTCAATGGTTTCTTTCTCGATGAGTAAATCTACTAAGCGATCTGTGACGGTGCGATGGTCACGCATAATCTTCTTAGCTGTTTCGTAGCAATCTTCAACAATCGCTCGCACTTGAGCATCAATGCGCGAAGAAATCGATTCGGAATACTCAGAACGAGTCGTCCAGTCACGACCTAGGAATACTTCGCCTTGCTGGCTTTCTAAGGATAGGGGCCCTAAATCAGACATCCCGAACCGAGTCACCATCTGCCGTGCCATTGCCGACAACTGCTGCAAGTCTCCACCAGCGCCAGTTGTGACTTCCGCAGGGCCAAACACCACTTCTTCAGCGGCGCGACCACCCAAAGCACCAGTAATCCGTGCTTTCAATTGAGAACGGGAAATTAACCCCTGTTCTTCGCTGGGACTAAACCAAGTTAAACCTTGTGCCTGTCCTCGTGGGATGAGGGTGACTTTTTGCACTGGGTCATGGTCTTTTAACAAAGTCCCCACTAAAGCATGTCCGATTTCGTGGTAGGCAATCAAGCGTTTGCTCTTGCTGTCTACCAAGGGAGTGCCTTCCATCCCGGCTACTACCCGATCTACCGCGTCATCAATTTCGCGGAGGGTGATAGCTTCTTTGCGTCTTCTGGCGGTGAGAATAGCACCTTCGTTGAGTAAGTTGGCTAAATCAGCACCAGTAAAACCAGGAGTACGACGCGCGATCGCTTCTAAGGATACGCTGGGGTCAAGTTTCTTGTTGCGTGCGTGGACTTGTAAAATTTCCAAACGCCCTTTGATGTCTGGTGCATCAACTGTTACCTGGCGGTCAAAGCGTCCGGGACGTAACAACGCTGCATCAAGGACATCGGGACGGTTGGTGGCAGCAATAATAATGATGCCTGTGTTACCTTCAAAACCGTCCATCTCCGTGAGCAACTGGTTGAGGGTCTGCTCTCTTTCGTCGTTACCGCCACCGATACCAGCACCCCGTTGTCTTCCCACTGCGTCGATTTCATCGATGAAGATGATACAGGGGGCGTTATCTTTAGCTTTTTTGAACAAATCGCGGACGCGGGATGCACCGACACCGACAAACATTTCCACAAATTCCGAGCCGGAAATGCTGAAGAATGGTACACCTGCTTCCCCGGCGATCGCTTTTGCTAATAAAGTTTTACCAGTTCCTGGAGGCCCGACTAACAGCACTCCTTTGGGAATGCGTGCGCCCACAGCTGTGAATCTTTCTGGCTGTTTGAGGAAGGTGACAACTTCTTGTAGTTCTTCCTTGGCTTCTTCGATCCCTGCTACGTCGTCAAATTTCACGCCAGTTTTGGCTTCCATTTGGAAACGAGCTCTGGATTTGCCAAAGTTCATCGCTTGACCAGGGCCGCCAGGGAGGTTGCTAGAGCGACGGAACAAAAAGAACAGTCCAGTAATCAATAAAATGGGGAAAATCAAATTACCCAACAATCCCCAGATTGCGCCATCATTCCGCATGGGGTGGGCATCAAAACTAATTCCTTTGGCTTTGAGCTTGTTAATTAACTCAGGTGCGTTAACAGGCAGATCCACCCGCCACCGTTGGACGCGATTCTCGATATCTTGATCGACTGCTTCGATAATTGCTGTTCTACCGCCTTCATACAGATCTACACTGGTGACGCGATCGGCGTCTAAGTATTCCAGGAAGCGACCGTAGGTCATGCGGGTGTTGGCTGCATTCTTACCCATGTCAGCAGGAGCATTGGCAAATGCCCCTTGCCAGAAGAAAAAGCCAATCACCAAAGCAGGCAATGTCCAGAGTGCCAGGACTTTCCAAGAAAATTTCATTTTAATTTGCCTCTAGATGCCATTACAATTATTCACCTCTAGCAACAGTCGCTGTGGTAGGGAAAACGCTACTCGCTACAACTTTGGCAAAGGTAGCAACGCAGTGGTTAACCCACCAACAGCAGTATTTGGCCCTAGTTACTAGGTTAGGTGTGCAACGGATGTTTATTAATCCACTTTGTTTAATCTGATTTCTGGTCGTGCATTACCATAGAACCGCTAGGGCATTACAGTAATGCCGACAAGAATCTTAATTAAAGTTAACTTAATTTTAATACAACTGGGATTAACCAAGCAGAAAATTTCAGATTTGCCAGGATCAGCCAGAAATTAGTTTTGTCAAATAGTGGAGTGTCGTTGCGATCGCTACGAGGTTACTTTCTTGCGACGTGCAACTAAAGCATACAAAAATAGGTAATATTCTACCGATTTACCTACTTAGTTTCCGTAATTTCTAAAGTGTAAGGGAAATACTTGCCTTTTTCGTATGAACCCACCCAAACCTGGTATTCCCCAGGTAGCCATTCCCCAACTAAGCCAGGATTTTTACCTACAAAATCGTCATTACACCAAGTACCACCAGGGCCTTTGATCATGATGGTGGTGTCTTGAGGACTTTGCACTTGTAGTTTCAAGTAATCAAATTTACTTGTGAGTGACAGGGTGTGGTCTGGTGTTTCATCTACAAATCCAGTACATGGGCCAGTAGGTGTTTCAGACCTCCCGGCAATTTGGTTTTGAGCTACTGAACCGCCACTCATACCTCTAACTTTCAAAGGGCGTGGGGAAAATTTGTGGCTAATTGTCACATCTCCAAATATCGGTGGTGCTTCTTGAGCGTCAGCTACAGTGTGCATTGTCGATGCGACGCACAGCGTAACTATCATCCACGATAATCCTATCCCTTTATTTAGCACTGTTTTCGACATTGCAATTATATAAATTTATCAGTACTTTGAAAGACACGATTTTTACACACCAAGTTCCCAATATCAGAGAAATAGCACTTAGAAAATTTATTGATTTTCTAGGTGCTATTTGTAGGCTTTGACCCTCTGACGAAATCGGGTAAAGTCAAAAGACTCAAAATAAGGCTGTCGGCTCTGCCGACGACAGACGCGCCCAACTATTGATAATTAAGGACTTCCAAATAAAAAATATTCCACTGTTCACAGTGAGCCAGCGCGGCTACCTCCTCCACTCGACTTGAAGCATCTGGCGTTCATCAGTCAACAGTTTGTATTCTGTATTAAGTTACGCTATAGTATTTAGCGTAACTTAATAGCTGTCTATGTTAGTATACGAGTTCAAATTGACGGGTAACAAGCAGCAATATAGTCTGATTGATGAAGCAATCAGAACTGCTGTTTTTATCCGCAATTCTTGTATTCGCTACTGGATGGACAATAAAAAGGTTGGTAAGTATGACCTAAGTGCTTACTGTAAGATACTTGCTAAAAACTTTGAATGGGCTAACAAGCTTAATTCAATGGCCAGGCAAGCATCAGCAAATAGAGCATGGTCAGCAATCTCCAGGTTATACGACAATTGTAAGAAAAAGATTCCAGGTAAAAAAGGTTTTCCCAAGTTCAAAAATCATGGACATTCTGTTGAATACAAGACGAAAGGATGGAAGCTCTCAGAGGATAGAAAGTATTTAACTCTCACAGATAGATTTGAAATTGGAAAGCTGAAATTAATTGGAACTTATAACTTGCATTTCTACCAAATCAAAGATATCAAACGTATTAGATTGGTGAAACGTGCAGATGTGTATTATGCTCAATTCTGCATTGCTGTTGACCGTCAGATTGAAGTAGAACCAACCAAAAAAGTGATAGCATTAGATGTCGGATTGACCCATTTTTATACGGATTCTGATGGAAACAAAGTAGATAATCCTCGTTTCTTGCGTAAATCTGAGAAAGCACTAAAAAGACTACAAAGACGAGTATCTAAAAAGTTCCGCAAAGCTCAACCGCAATCTAATAACTACAAAAAGGCTAAAAATAAATTAGCTAGAAAACACTTGAAAGTCACTAGGCAGCGTAGAGATTTTGCTATTAAGCTGGCAAAATGCGTTATTCAGTCGGCAGATTTGATTGCTTATGAAGACTTGCAAGTGCGAAATATGGTTAAAAATCACAAATTAGCTAAAAGTATTGGGGATGCTGCTTGGTATCAGTTCCGATGCTGGCTTGAGTATTTTGGAAATATTTATGGCAAGATAACTGTTGCCATTGCTCCACAGCGCACTAGCATCGACTGCTCATCTTGTGGCAGACAAGTTCAAAAGACTCTAAGTACTCGTACTCATAAATGTATTTGTGGTGCCCAGTTGTGTAGAGATGAGAACGCAGCCCTAAATATTTTAGCTAAGTCATTAAGAACGGTGGGGCACACCGGGATCTACGCTTGGGGACAGAACGACCTCTGCCTAGACTTGGAAACAAGTATAGATAAGTCGGCTGGATGAACCAAGAATCCCCGCAATTGAATTGCGGGGAGTGTCAAAAAACAGTTGCCGTTCTTTTGGCTACTCCCAATGAAATTTCGATTCAAAAGACTTTCAAGCAAGCAACGACAGCCTTTGATTCCAAAAATTCACATTAAAGTACGGAATGGACAGTTTGAGATTACAGGTATGAATGTATGGTATTCCTACTGGCGTGACCCCTATCATCTACTGTTGACAATTCCCTGGACTAGCTTTCTAGCGCTGATAGCTGTTTTATATGTAACGACTAATGCCCTGTTTGCTCTAGTTTACATGCTAGGCGGAGACTGCATCGAAAACGCGCGACCCGGCCATTTTTTAGATTTATTTTTCTTCAGCGTGCAAACATTAGCATCCATCGGCTATGGTGCAATGTATCCAAAAACCACTTATGCCAATATCATCGTCACTATTGAAGCAATAACTGGTCTGGTAGGAATTGCTGTAATGACGGGACTAGCATTTGCCCGTTTTTCTCGACCAACTGCTCGTGTGATGTTTTCTCGTGTCGCGTTAATTACAATTCATGAAGGAATACCAAGTTTGATGTTTCGCGCAGCTAACCAGCGCCGTAACCAGATTCTAGAGGCGCAGATACGCGTCTACCTGATGCGTGATGAAGTGACAGCAGAAGGACATTTTATGCGTCGGTTCCATGATCTCAAAATGGTGAGGAGCCAGACACCAAGCTTTGCACTTACCTGGGTAGCGATACATGCAATTGATGAATATAGTCCTCTCTATGGAATGACCGCAGAGTTGCTAACCAAGACAAATAGTAATATTGTCATTTCGTTAACTGGCGTTGATGAAACAGTTGTACAAGTCGTTCATGCCCGTCATCACTACACTGCAAACGAAATTTTATGGAACTATCGGTTTGTTGATATTTTTCACCACACAAGTGACGGGCATCGCTACGTTGACTACACCCACTTTCACGATATCTTACCTTTAGATTAGCTACTGAATAATTTTAGGGAACTCCAAGAAATCAATTATTCCGGTTGAAGTTGTTGACTGTTGACTGTTGACTGTGAACAGTGGGATATTATGAAGTCTCATCAAGTGTTTGTATTGGTTTAACTACGACTCGCCCATTTTCAACCACAGTGCAACTTTTAGCCACACTCTTGCTAGAGTTGACTGGTACATCTTGGAACTGGTTTTTGTGGGAGATATTATGCTCCTGTTGCTGGTTGAGAACAACTACAGAACAGGCACAAGAAGGAAAAGACATATGAGCTAATTTGATCTCTACTTTCATTATCGCGCTACTGAGATAATTTGGCTAAAAATTTTGCCACAGCAGGCGCAAAGTTGGAAGTTATAAGTAGTAGGCAGAAGGTGAGTCCACTTGTCTGCTGTCTTTTACTTAACTTCTTCCGTTCTTGCTATTTCTAAAAGAGTTTTCAGTACAGAGTCAGGGTTAAGGCTGATAGAATCAATACCTTGCTCAACCAAAAATTGAGCAAATTCTGGATAGTCACTCGGTGCTTGACCGCAAATCCCAATTTTGCGTCCGTGCTTTTTAACAGTGGCTATGGCTTTAGCA
Above is a window of Nostoc sp. UHCC 0702 DNA encoding:
- a CDS encoding ATP-sensitive inward rectifier potassium channel 10 — translated: MKFRFKRLSSKQRQPLIPKIHIKVRNGQFEITGMNVWYSYWRDPYHLLLTIPWTSFLALIAVLYVTTNALFALVYMLGGDCIENARPGHFLDLFFFSVQTLASIGYGAMYPKTTYANIIVTIEAITGLVGIAVMTGLAFARFSRPTARVMFSRVALITIHEGIPSLMFRAANQRRNQILEAQIRVYLMRDEVTAEGHFMRRFHDLKMVRSQTPSFALTWVAIHAIDEYSPLYGMTAELLTKTNSNIVISLTGVDETVVQVVHARHHYTANEILWNYRFVDIFHHTSDGHRYVDYTHFHDILPLD